In Lysobacter lycopersici, a genomic segment contains:
- a CDS encoding DUF6580 family putative transport protein yields the protein MNRPASTASFAPGPLLLAVLIFVAALTRLLPHPPNFSPVEAIALFGGAYFANRAWAVLVPLAGLLISDLALGALNGGTYLQYFSTATYLPSLLAIYACVALCSLLGFGLRGRVNGTRVLGYSLAGSVLFFVLSNFATWLTAIVVPGYPACNAGLGACYVAGIPFFQWTVLGTLFYSALLFGGFALLRRKLPALRPQTV from the coding sequence ATGAATCGCCCCGCCTCCACCGCCAGTTTCGCCCCGGGCCCGCTGTTGCTGGCCGTGCTGATCTTCGTCGCTGCGCTGACCCGCCTGTTGCCGCATCCGCCGAACTTCTCGCCGGTCGAGGCCATCGCGCTGTTCGGCGGCGCGTATTTCGCGAATCGCGCGTGGGCCGTGCTGGTGCCGCTGGCCGGTTTGCTGATCTCCGATCTCGCGCTCGGCGCGCTGAACGGCGGCACCTACCTGCAGTACTTCAGCACCGCGACCTACCTGCCCAGCCTGCTCGCGATCTACGCCTGCGTCGCGTTGTGCAGCCTGCTCGGCTTCGGCCTGCGCGGCCGCGTCAACGGCACGCGCGTGCTCGGCTATTCGCTCGCCGGTTCGGTGCTGTTCTTCGTGCTCAGCAACTTCGCGACCTGGCTCACCGCGATCGTCGTGCCCGGCTATCCGGCCTGCAATGCCGGCCTCGGCGCCTGCTACGTCGCCGGCATCCCGTTCTTCCAGTGGACCGTGCTCGGCACGCTGTTCTACTCGGCGCTGCTGTTCGGCGGCTTCGCGCTGCTGCGGCGCAAGCTGCCGGCGCTGCGTCCGCAGACGGTTTGA